In the genome of Leptospira kanakyensis, one region contains:
- a CDS encoding tetratricopeptide repeat protein codes for MSSSSFQLSLDLAKDHFKVGDLDRAEFHLRSSLELEESEEAYFYLGLVQNALGQWSDALASYYKAVSLNHEYGNPCNEIGVLLLRMGNDKEAVYWLKKSVRCERNDAPHISYFNLATLYKLWNRPERSLQYLHKALTLKKDFSEANELWRELKSDEEAPSN; via the coding sequence TTGTCTTCTAGTTCTTTCCAACTTTCATTAGATTTAGCAAAAGACCATTTCAAAGTCGGTGATTTAGACCGAGCCGAATTCCACCTTCGTTCCAGTTTAGAATTGGAAGAATCCGAAGAGGCCTATTTTTATTTAGGTTTGGTTCAAAACGCTCTAGGCCAGTGGAGTGATGCTTTGGCTTCTTATTATAAAGCAGTGAGCCTCAATCACGAATACGGCAATCCTTGTAATGAAATTGGAGTTCTTTTGTTACGTATGGGGAACGATAAAGAGGCAGTGTATTGGCTGAAAAAATCCGTTCGTTGTGAACGTAACGACGCTCCTCATATTTCTTATTTTAATCTAGCAACTTTGTATAAGTTGTGGAATCGTCCAGAAAGATCCTTACAATACCTTCACAAAGCACTCACATTAAAAAAAGATTTTTCTGAGGCAAATGAACTTTGGCGGGAATTAAAATCCGACGAAGAAGCTCCATCCAATTAA
- the dxs gene encoding 1-deoxy-D-xylulose-5-phosphate synthase yields the protein MPSYPYLDKIQFPEDLRKITEAELPKVCHDLREYIIDTLSDVGGHFASNLGVVELTVALHYVFQTPTDKIIWDVGHQTYPHKILTGRKKELPTVRKWQGLSGFPKREESEYDLYNTGHAGTSISQALGEACARDLLGKDYKVAAVIGDASIATGMAIEAMNHGGHIKPNMLVILNDNYMSISKNVGSISNYLNRIISSQIYNKGKTAFYSFLKWIPLIGPALQALAHNMETSFKHFMMRPGGLFEDLGFTYFGPIDGHDVNRVVHMLQNLSKIQGPILLHVLTQKGKGYKPAEADPIKYHGVTPFNKESGKMASADSNKISLSKIVGKTLTDLTDKDKRIAVITPAMIEGSGLREYQETYPTHTFDVGIAEQHSVAFAGAMTSGGAIPYMCIYSTFLTRAMDQLVEDVSLMNLPVRFVIDRAGIVGPDGETHQGLSDLGYLAGLPNMDIIVPSSAQDIIDTLHFMKDYVDHPIAIRFPKDNGNLRELNFDSPQIVKKAKSRLVTEGKDLLILSVGFMLPIAKAVAEILKEKGISVSVVDLFWLRPYDTELVHGQIEKNQRFVILDESYIHAGASGFLLNEIPSELLGKFLKTFALPPEPIHHGERNQILDHYKLTASQIAEELNLTLKK from the coding sequence ATGCCATCTTATCCTTATCTCGACAAAATCCAATTTCCGGAAGACCTTAGAAAGATAACAGAAGCGGAACTCCCGAAAGTTTGCCACGACCTTCGGGAATACATTATCGACACCCTCTCCGATGTGGGAGGGCACTTCGCTAGTAACTTAGGTGTTGTGGAACTTACCGTTGCCCTTCACTATGTTTTCCAAACTCCTACCGACAAAATCATCTGGGATGTAGGCCACCAAACTTACCCTCATAAGATCCTGACAGGCAGAAAAAAAGAACTCCCTACCGTTCGTAAATGGCAGGGACTTTCGGGATTCCCAAAACGAGAGGAATCTGAATACGATTTGTACAACACAGGCCACGCGGGAACTTCTATCTCCCAGGCTCTGGGTGAGGCTTGTGCCCGTGACTTACTTGGCAAAGACTATAAAGTGGCTGCGGTGATTGGGGATGCATCCATTGCCACGGGAATGGCAATTGAAGCCATGAACCACGGTGGTCATATCAAACCAAATATGTTAGTCATTTTGAATGATAACTACATGTCGATCTCCAAAAACGTGGGTTCCATTTCTAACTATCTCAATCGTATCATTTCTTCTCAAATCTATAACAAAGGTAAAACGGCATTTTATAGTTTTTTAAAATGGATCCCGCTCATTGGGCCCGCATTACAAGCGCTTGCCCATAATATGGAAACTTCTTTTAAACATTTTATGATGCGTCCCGGTGGACTTTTTGAAGATTTGGGATTTACTTATTTTGGCCCAATTGATGGCCATGATGTGAACCGTGTGGTTCATATGTTACAGAACCTTTCCAAAATCCAAGGCCCTATCCTCTTACACGTGTTAACGCAAAAAGGGAAGGGATACAAACCGGCAGAAGCTGATCCAATCAAATACCACGGTGTTACGCCGTTTAACAAAGAATCGGGGAAAATGGCCTCGGCCGACTCCAATAAAATTAGTCTTTCTAAAATTGTTGGAAAAACACTTACCGATTTAACAGACAAAGACAAACGAATTGCTGTCATCACTCCTGCGATGATTGAAGGTTCGGGACTTCGGGAATACCAAGAAACCTATCCAACTCATACTTTTGATGTGGGAATTGCGGAACAACATTCGGTAGCATTTGCTGGTGCCATGACTAGCGGTGGTGCCATTCCGTATATGTGTATTTATTCCACATTTCTCACTAGGGCTATGGATCAACTTGTGGAAGATGTTTCGCTTATGAATTTGCCCGTTCGGTTTGTGATTGATCGTGCAGGCATTGTTGGCCCGGACGGGGAAACCCACCAAGGTCTTTCTGATCTTGGGTATTTGGCTGGCCTTCCCAATATGGATATCATTGTTCCAAGTTCTGCACAGGATATCATTGATACCCTTCATTTTATGAAGGATTATGTAGACCATCCCATTGCCATTCGTTTCCCTAAAGACAATGGCAACTTACGCGAGTTAAATTTTGATTCGCCGCAAATTGTCAAAAAAGCAAAAAGTAGGTTAGTGACCGAAGGAAAAGATTTACTCATTCTTTCCGTTGGATTTATGTTGCCGATCGCTAAAGCCGTGGCAGAAATTTTGAAAGAAAAAGGGATCTCTGTTTCTGTTGTGGATCTTTTTTGGTTACGACCTTATGATACAGAACTAGTACACGGACAAATTGAAAAGAACCAAAGGTTTGTGATTTTGGACGAAAGTTATATCCATGCTGGTGCCTCTGGTTTTCTTTTGAATGAAATTCCTTCCGAATTGCTTGGTAAGTTTTTGAAGACCTTTGCCTTGCCACCAGAACCCATCCATCACGGGGAAAGGAATCAAATTTTGGATCATTACAAGCTGACTGCTTCGCAAATTGCGGAAGAACTCAATTTGACTTTGAAAAAATAA
- a CDS encoding helix-turn-helix domain-containing protein, which translates to MSLKTNPLCGISNPAGITMFSFFETHHESLNFFLLFSSLLAFLYAIGEFFSYHKNRKQVLLGIIFLGASYHLFNFYLISSGKIKGFYLLYLTDLPIVACLGVLLDEYFLTVLEGKFRSFRRLSYRIVPLVSLFVLILIWNFWNRTNYLEIENKGLNPFLDRPLVLVLPTILIYIWCMLRIFRRISKQIRWSTFRKNYTLKIGIMIVGFCLALSLNGLKTLVTGGQTAHQLSGIAIGIFLCFLYVLRQSYPDFFLEVRKIVEDEKKAKISQISKLDHKEVRSKLASLFEKEKIYREEKLSLRELAERMDLSSHQLSEFLNTEIKQSFYQYTNLYRVNEAKEKIEKEPERSLLAIAYDVGFGSKSTFNEAFKKETGTTPREYREKNLKKHPVRSIRS; encoded by the coding sequence ATGAGTCTAAAGACTAATCCACTCTGTGGAATCTCTAATCCAGCTGGTATAACGATGTTTTCTTTTTTTGAAACTCACCATGAATCCTTAAACTTCTTCCTTTTGTTTTCCTCCTTACTTGCTTTCCTTTATGCAATCGGGGAATTTTTCAGTTATCATAAAAATAGAAAACAAGTATTACTCGGCATTATCTTCCTTGGGGCCAGTTATCATTTATTTAATTTTTATCTAATTTCTTCCGGAAAAATCAAGGGCTTCTATCTTTTATACCTAACAGATTTACCGATTGTCGCCTGCCTTGGGGTATTGTTAGATGAATACTTTCTTACCGTTTTAGAAGGAAAATTTCGTTCTTTTCGTAGGTTATCTTACCGTATCGTTCCATTGGTTTCCTTATTTGTTTTGATTTTGATTTGGAATTTTTGGAACAGAACAAATTATTTGGAAATAGAAAACAAAGGATTGAATCCTTTTTTGGATCGGCCTTTGGTTTTGGTTTTGCCTACAATTCTAATTTATATCTGGTGTATGCTCCGTATTTTTAGAAGGATATCCAAACAAATTCGTTGGAGTACCTTCCGTAAAAATTATACTTTAAAGATTGGGATTATGATTGTTGGGTTTTGTCTGGCTTTGTCCTTAAATGGACTCAAAACTTTAGTCACTGGAGGCCAAACGGCACACCAATTGTCAGGAATTGCCATTGGAATATTTTTATGTTTTTTATATGTACTAAGACAGAGTTATCCCGATTTCTTTTTGGAAGTCCGAAAAATTGTAGAAGATGAGAAAAAAGCTAAGATATCACAAATTTCCAAACTAGATCACAAGGAAGTTCGGAGCAAACTTGCGAGTTTATTTGAAAAAGAGAAAATATACCGAGAAGAAAAATTAAGCCTTCGTGAATTAGCGGAAAGGATGGATCTTAGTTCACACCAACTCTCCGAATTTTTAAATACAGAAATCAAACAAAGTTTTTATCAATACACAAATCTTTACCGAGTGAACGAAGCGAAGGAAAAAATCGAAAAAGAACCGGAAAGGTCTCTCCTTGCCATTGCCTATGATGTGGGTTTTGGTTCCAAATCTACATTCAATGAAGCTTTCAAAAAGGAAACAGGAACCACTCCGAGAGAATATAGAGAAAAAAACCTGAAAAAACATCCAGTTCGATCCATTCGGTCGTAG
- a CDS encoding DUF6272 family protein: MSFVSFSNHGFKIAEKTNDPLFSQNKNHHLTIPNEEISLLEKTVLYHSHLSISLSAIDMTFYWKRCDVLSNFISQFYFHSYESKKLDNNAISTIINELVENAAKYSDKENNKIFLEIKDLGHNLRIEVKNRVTPWTKAVFENKINTIQSGDIDQLYFDALESRNHGTGNMGIGLLMLLKDYQLKLAYEFTKVDEFSFEVTIRVHIPTIT, translated from the coding sequence ATGTCCTTTGTCAGTTTTTCGAATCATGGTTTCAAAATCGCAGAAAAAACCAACGATCCTTTATTTTCACAAAACAAGAATCATCACCTAACGATTCCTAACGAAGAAATATCCCTTCTCGAAAAAACCGTTTTGTATCATAGCCATCTATCGATTTCTCTTTCGGCGATTGATATGACTTTTTATTGGAAACGATGTGATGTTTTATCCAATTTTATTTCTCAATTTTATTTTCATTCTTATGAATCTAAAAAATTAGATAACAATGCCATTTCCACTATCATCAATGAACTCGTAGAAAATGCAGCGAAGTATTCCGATAAAGAAAATAACAAAATTTTTCTCGAGATAAAAGACTTAGGTCACAATTTAAGGATTGAAGTCAAAAACAGAGTGACTCCATGGACAAAGGCAGTTTTTGAAAATAAAATCAATACAATTCAATCTGGGGACATAGACCAGTTGTATTTTGATGCGTTAGAGTCAAGAAACCATGGAACAGGAAATATGGGCATCGGCCTTCTGATGTTACTCAAAGATTATCAATTGAAATTGGCTTATGAGTTTACAAAGGTTGATGAATTCAGTTTTGAAGTGACCATACGAGTCCATATCCCAACAATCACTTAA
- the aroA gene encoding 3-phosphoshikimate 1-carboxyvinyltransferase produces MLKPQTKLSAKKEIYVPGDKSISHRSVLFSALSEGKSEIHGFLEGEDPLHTLKCFVSLGLSVESIGKGSYSVQSPGKKNLKSPSGVLDFGNAGTGIRLSAGLLAGLPGVSATLTGDASLCKRPMARIMNPLREMGAEIVSVEGNDRAPLLVTGKQLKNYSYTSPIASAQIKSALVLAALASEISIEYKESEVSRDHTENMIRFLGGNIEHHSPFHFTVKPPYHFEGAKFVIPGDISSAAFYIVFGLCAGGTEPLLIRNIGLNPSRVGIITVLRNMGGRIEVTAKRQECGEEIGDLLVYPSKLKRSVITEDLIPSIIDEIPILTIAGLFSEGGFQISHAEELRAKESDRILSMVSNLERLGVTVNESKDGYEFGEVKEIKSTAIETFMDHRIAMSFAILSKLSGVELTFDDTSWVDTSFPGFFEILKSF; encoded by the coding sequence ATGTTGAAGCCCCAAACCAAATTAAGTGCCAAAAAAGAAATTTATGTCCCTGGAGATAAGTCCATCTCACATCGGTCGGTTCTCTTTAGTGCACTCTCCGAAGGAAAATCCGAAATTCATGGTTTTTTAGAAGGGGAAGATCCTCTTCACACCTTAAAATGTTTTGTTAGTTTAGGGCTTTCAGTCGAATCCATCGGCAAAGGGAGTTATTCTGTACAAAGCCCTGGGAAAAAGAACTTAAAATCCCCCTCTGGGGTTCTAGATTTTGGAAATGCGGGCACAGGGATTCGGCTTTCCGCAGGACTTCTGGCAGGGCTTCCAGGAGTCTCAGCCACTTTGACTGGTGATGCCTCTCTTTGCAAACGACCCATGGCAAGGATCATGAACCCCCTTCGGGAAATGGGAGCCGAAATTGTTTCTGTGGAAGGGAATGATCGGGCACCTTTACTTGTGACGGGAAAACAACTTAAAAATTATTCTTATACAAGTCCGATTGCTTCGGCACAAATCAAAAGTGCACTCGTACTTGCTGCCCTTGCTTCGGAGATTTCGATTGAGTATAAAGAATCCGAAGTTTCCCGCGACCATACGGAAAATATGATTCGGTTTTTGGGTGGGAATATCGAACATCACTCACCTTTCCACTTCACAGTCAAACCACCTTATCATTTTGAGGGTGCTAAGTTTGTGATTCCCGGTGATATATCGAGTGCTGCTTTTTATATAGTTTTTGGTCTTTGTGCGGGAGGGACAGAACCTCTCCTCATTCGTAACATTGGTCTCAATCCATCTAGAGTGGGCATCATCACAGTACTCAGAAATATGGGTGGTCGGATTGAAGTGACCGCCAAACGGCAAGAATGCGGCGAAGAGATTGGAGATTTACTCGTTTATCCTTCTAAACTAAAACGTTCAGTGATTACAGAAGATTTGATTCCTTCTATTATTGATGAGATCCCGATCCTTACCATTGCTGGATTATTTTCCGAAGGTGGATTCCAAATCTCTCATGCCGAAGAACTCAGAGCCAAAGAATCAGATCGCATTTTGTCTATGGTATCCAATTTGGAAAGACTTGGTGTCACTGTGAACGAATCCAAAGATGGATACGAATTCGGTGAAGTAAAAGAAATCAAATCCACTGCGATTGAAACTTTTATGGACCACCGGATTGCAATGAGTTTTGCCATCCTTTCTAAGTTATCTGGCGTAGAACTGACATTTGATGACACAAGTTGGGTGGATACAAGTTTCCCTGGATTTTTTGAGATCTTAAAGTCATTTTAA
- a CDS encoding cyclic nucleotide-binding domain-containing protein translates to MPLDTSKNNQKIPVNPGEVLFIGGKASTSMNILHEGSVRVETTLGDTSIVLYSLEGANLTPGIFALLEGTPYPYTIRAKTSCVISTYVMNQPNAKKTLTSKVSVGVMAVRTLLKEIGELYKRVISIKGLSAKFEQTMDNLGAVYYILNPSIFSDVSPGALITRDENIIDPVMKLIRNNLAGFQEHGGILPDKPSVTFLEEDHGEFFERNYSEAVEWNDAEFHFIRKILSVNPKISQALFEADPTLLQSAAESYVKTYRELFEILNKETFELSEMLNTMFAGENSLIEKFNLTLDLFNTGYSTIPSTVLLPVTEWALKKSKSLLEEYKQIFGSPFASVGNSLDKLETKQAELTGKYSHELSAQKNKEELSAQGNGTIHAGIDTKALKVELLNSASQILNYSQVDPDSVKEFSTLMVKLKSFKNPLDPEPDNRKIRRTIAKTYWDVYKKSFSKWLQAGKQAPKAVELMLRYGYFDETLLDEGHIVELVGRLHQGGGNPSAPIHYGTDWLERIYSREAPTSVDELGQTFFEKLKMDLKDSGIKSEKDIPPDYDTGEARLGSEITSMYEPNVRLTSGNIASHFPILTRYHITIPLDKCFVSKEDVEKALQYILGVDYTAFNREVIYRNEDIGIKNEFIQRSIIPDFILVPSIGPKIMMWQDLSIFRGAGSKESRGRICIPHFVTGDLKTFMLEAIAAFRWELCKNILGPDWNNVGIPSITADYTDYVQFYKKSKDLSPELKEKISSEFKRFRTDRDKFAYDYSMWIRYEAEGVQRVNRVVRSIFYRHIPFHKNIREKVSSQPAYSELHNRFKNIRTRQHKEFENKYKKYMDASGNLPKELYENLTFYEV, encoded by the coding sequence ATGCCTCTAGATACCAGTAAAAATAACCAAAAGATCCCAGTCAATCCAGGTGAAGTCCTTTTCATCGGAGGCAAAGCCTCGACTTCCATGAACATCTTACACGAAGGTTCGGTTCGAGTGGAAACCACTTTGGGTGATACAAGCATTGTTCTCTATAGTTTAGAAGGGGCAAACCTCACTCCTGGTATCTTTGCACTATTAGAAGGAACACCCTATCCTTATACCATCCGAGCCAAAACATCTTGTGTCATCTCTACCTATGTGATGAACCAACCCAATGCAAAAAAAACTCTCACTTCCAAAGTTTCTGTGGGTGTGATGGCAGTAAGAACTTTACTCAAAGAAATCGGAGAACTCTACAAACGAGTCATTTCGATCAAAGGTCTTTCTGCCAAGTTCGAACAAACGATGGACAACTTGGGTGCCGTGTATTATATTTTAAACCCCTCCATCTTTTCCGATGTAAGTCCAGGAGCTCTCATCACTCGTGATGAAAACATCATTGATCCTGTGATGAAACTCATCCGAAACAATCTTGCTGGGTTCCAAGAACATGGTGGAATTTTACCTGATAAACCTAGTGTTACTTTTTTAGAAGAAGACCATGGAGAATTTTTTGAAAGAAACTATAGCGAAGCAGTCGAGTGGAACGATGCCGAGTTTCATTTCATTCGCAAAATCCTTTCAGTGAATCCAAAAATTTCACAAGCTTTGTTTGAAGCTGATCCAACTCTTTTACAAAGTGCAGCAGAAAGTTATGTAAAAACCTATCGCGAGTTATTCGAAATTCTAAATAAAGAAACCTTTGAACTTTCAGAAATGTTGAATACAATGTTTGCTGGGGAAAATTCTCTCATTGAAAAATTCAATTTAACTTTGGATTTATTCAACACAGGATATTCGACAATACCTTCCACTGTTTTATTGCCTGTGACAGAATGGGCACTTAAAAAATCCAAATCCTTACTCGAAGAGTATAAACAAATTTTTGGTTCACCTTTTGCTTCTGTAGGAAATAGTTTAGACAAATTAGAAACTAAACAAGCTGAATTAACTGGTAAATACAGCCACGAACTATCGGCACAAAAAAACAAAGAGGAACTTTCTGCGCAAGGGAATGGAACCATCCATGCAGGGATTGATACCAAAGCTCTCAAAGTAGAACTTCTAAATTCCGCCAGCCAAATCCTAAACTATTCCCAAGTAGATCCGGATTCAGTAAAAGAGTTCTCCACTCTCATGGTAAAGCTCAAGTCCTTCAAAAACCCATTGGATCCAGAACCAGACAATCGAAAGATCAGAAGGACCATTGCAAAAACCTATTGGGATGTTTATAAAAAATCTTTCTCAAAATGGTTACAAGCGGGCAAACAAGCACCAAAAGCCGTTGAACTTATGTTACGTTACGGGTACTTCGACGAAACCCTTTTGGATGAAGGCCATATCGTAGAACTTGTAGGCCGCCTGCACCAAGGTGGCGGAAATCCAAGTGCTCCTATCCATTACGGTACCGATTGGTTAGAAAGAATCTATTCGCGGGAAGCCCCGACTTCTGTGGATGAACTCGGACAAACATTTTTTGAAAAACTAAAAATGGATCTAAAAGATTCCGGAATCAAATCAGAAAAAGACATTCCTCCTGATTATGATACTGGAGAAGCAAGGCTTGGTTCAGAAATTACTTCGATGTACGAACCAAACGTTCGTTTAACGTCAGGTAACATTGCCAGCCACTTCCCTATTTTGACTAGATACCATATCACAATTCCTTTGGATAAATGTTTTGTTTCTAAAGAAGATGTGGAAAAGGCCCTCCAATATATTTTAGGTGTAGACTACACCGCTTTCAATAGAGAAGTCATTTATCGAAACGAAGATATTGGTATCAAAAATGAATTCATTCAAAGATCCATCATTCCAGATTTTATCTTAGTTCCATCCATTGGACCTAAAATTATGATGTGGCAGGATCTATCTATTTTCCGTGGTGCGGGTTCTAAAGAGTCAAGAGGCCGTATTTGTATTCCTCACTTTGTCACCGGAGACTTAAAAACATTTATGTTAGAAGCCATCGCGGCATTCCGTTGGGAACTTTGTAAAAACATTCTCGGCCCAGATTGGAACAACGTAGGGATTCCCTCCATCACGGCAGATTACACAGATTATGTGCAGTTCTACAAAAAAAGTAAGGATCTTTCCCCAGAACTCAAAGAAAAAATCTCTTCGGAATTCAAACGATTCCGTACTGACCGGGACAAATTTGCTTACGATTATTCCATGTGGATTCGTTATGAAGCAGAAGGAGTGCAGCGGGTCAACCGAGTGGTCAGGTCTATCTTCTACCGCCATATCCCTTTCCACAAAAATATCAGGGAAAAGGTAAGTTCCCAACCTGCTTATTCAGAATTACACAACCGATTCAAAAACATTCGAACACGCCAACACAAGGAATTCGAAAACAAATACAAAAAGTATATGGATGCCAGTGGAAACCTACCCAAAGAACTTTATGAGAATTTAACTTTTTACGAAGTTTAA
- a CDS encoding NAD(P)/FAD-dependent oxidoreductase, which translates to MESFQKVDITIIGGSYSGLSAALSLVRSLRNIVVIDSERPCNKNTPASHNFITHDGESPSEIRSKALLNLKEYPNFKLQLGEVTSVQKEGTGFLVQGNGFTEIQTDKIIFATGLKDILPEIPGFLESWGKSVIHCPYCHGYEFVGNKTGLWMNEAGVFEHSKFLKHWAKELTVYTNGPIQFSKEEQVQLEKEGISVVTEVVKTLIHNEGQISAIQLQSGKEIHIEALYTRLPMVQHSKLPELLGCKLLPSGHIDVSNFYETNVPGVYAVGDMASMFRSVAHAVHSGNIAGAMLNRSMILS; encoded by the coding sequence ATGGAATCCTTTCAAAAAGTAGATATAACTATCATTGGTGGAAGTTATTCGGGACTTTCTGCCGCTCTTTCCCTTGTTCGGTCTTTACGAAACATTGTGGTCATCGACTCCGAAAGGCCCTGTAACAAAAACACACCCGCGTCCCATAACTTCATCACACATGATGGAGAATCTCCCAGTGAAATTCGTTCTAAGGCTCTATTGAATTTAAAAGAATATCCAAACTTCAAACTACAGTTAGGTGAAGTGACTTCCGTCCAAAAAGAAGGAACGGGATTTTTAGTGCAAGGGAATGGATTTACGGAAATCCAAACAGATAAAATTATTTTTGCCACTGGCCTCAAAGATATTTTACCTGAGATTCCTGGGTTTCTTGAATCATGGGGAAAGTCTGTCATCCATTGCCCCTATTGCCACGGATATGAATTTGTCGGAAACAAAACAGGACTTTGGATGAATGAAGCAGGTGTATTCGAACATTCTAAATTTCTAAAACATTGGGCAAAAGAACTGACAGTTTATACCAATGGCCCTATTCAATTTTCAAAAGAAGAACAGGTTCAATTAGAAAAAGAAGGGATATCTGTTGTTACGGAAGTGGTTAAAACCCTGATTCATAACGAAGGCCAAATTTCTGCCATCCAACTACAATCAGGAAAGGAGATTCACATAGAGGCTCTTTACACAAGACTGCCGATGGTACAACATTCAAAGTTACCAGAATTACTTGGATGCAAACTCCTTCCTAGCGGACACATAGATGTTTCGAATTTTTATGAAACCAATGTGCCCGGTGTTTATGCAGTTGGTGATATGGCTTCGATGTTTCGTTCGGTGGCACATGCTGTCCACTCCGGGAATATCGCCGGTGCCATGCTCAACCGTTCTATGATTTTGTCTTAA